Proteins found in one Pontibacter sp. SGAir0037 genomic segment:
- the menB gene encoding 1,4-dihydroxy-2-naphthoyl-CoA synthase, with amino-acid sequence MESKYNWTTLKEYKEILFQYYNGIAKISINRPQVHNAFTPLTVMEMSEAMELARQNQEVGVIILTGEGGKAFCSGGDQSVRGHGGYVGDDAVPRLNVLDLQMQIRRIPKPVIAMVAGWAIGGGHVLHVVCDLTVAADNARFGQTGPKVGSFDGGFGASYLARIVGQKKAREIWYLCDQYDAQDALQMGLVNKVVPLDQLEETTVQWCEKILEKSPLALRMLKASFNAELDGQAGIQQLAGDATLLYYLSDEAKEGKDSFLQKRKPDFSKYPKFP; translated from the coding sequence ATGGAAAGCAAGTATAACTGGACCACATTAAAAGAATACAAAGAGATTCTTTTCCAATACTACAACGGCATAGCCAAAATCAGCATTAACCGCCCGCAGGTGCATAATGCCTTTACCCCGCTTACTGTGATGGAAATGAGCGAAGCCATGGAGCTGGCACGCCAGAACCAGGAGGTTGGCGTGATTATCCTGACCGGTGAAGGCGGTAAAGCTTTCTGCAGCGGCGGCGACCAGAGCGTGCGCGGGCATGGCGGTTATGTAGGCGATGATGCGGTTCCCCGCCTGAACGTGCTGGACCTGCAAATGCAGATCCGCCGCATTCCGAAGCCGGTAATTGCCATGGTGGCAGGCTGGGCCATAGGCGGAGGCCACGTGCTGCATGTGGTATGCGACCTGACAGTAGCAGCTGACAATGCACGTTTCGGACAAACAGGACCTAAAGTTGGTTCTTTCGATGGTGGTTTTGGTGCTTCTTACCTTGCCCGTATAGTAGGACAGAAAAAGGCACGTGAAATCTGGTACCTATGCGACCAGTACGATGCGCAGGATGCCCTACAAATGGGATTGGTAAACAAAGTGGTGCCACTCGACCAATTGGAAGAAACTACCGTACAGTGGTGCGAAAAAATACTGGAAAAAAGCCCGCTGGCTCTCCGTATGCTCAAAGCATCTTTTAACGCAGAGTTAGACGGACAGGCTGGTATTCAGCAACTCGCTGGCGATGCCACCTTACTTTACTACTTATCCGACGAAGCAAAGGAGGGCAAAGACTCTTTCCTGCAGAAGCGTAAGCCGGACTTTTCAAAATACCCTAAGTTCCCATGA
- a CDS encoding AMP-binding protein, translating into MAPEKALLLNGKKFYYDEIADYSFRNSIPLNGYEAKTLEFCRSWLTGVQEFPIQTSGSTGEPKRIHLSRKQLEISARRTIKLLGLREYDQTLICLNTDYIAGLMMLVRGFEAGLQMFIVEPVSNPFKLLPEGTRIDFASFVPLQLQTILEDVTYGPAVLNGMKGILVGGAPVGLSLQRKLQQLKTPVYHTYGMTETASHIALRLLNGPKAAEYYEVLDSIQIGQDKRGCLTITGDITSNETIVTNDLVELLTPTRFRWIGRVDNTINSGGVKIQSEKVEVAIAEALMELPQQPRFFVAPQPDELLGEKIVLLIEGEKLPEEVEQTLFTKLKTLLQKFEVPRELYYSPSFSETNTGKVSKQKTLQKLGLEPI; encoded by the coding sequence ATGGCACCAGAAAAGGCACTCCTGCTCAACGGAAAAAAATTTTACTACGACGAAATAGCTGATTACTCTTTTCGCAACAGTATCCCCCTGAACGGCTATGAAGCTAAAACATTGGAGTTTTGCAGAAGCTGGCTGACAGGCGTACAGGAATTCCCAATCCAAACCTCGGGTTCAACCGGCGAACCCAAACGCATTCACCTTAGTCGCAAACAGCTGGAAATCAGTGCCAGGCGCACTATCAAATTACTGGGACTTCGGGAGTACGACCAAACCCTTATCTGCCTCAACACAGATTACATTGCAGGACTGATGATGCTGGTGCGTGGTTTTGAGGCAGGATTGCAGATGTTTATTGTAGAACCGGTTTCTAATCCCTTCAAACTCCTTCCCGAAGGCACCCGCATCGACTTTGCATCTTTTGTGCCGCTGCAGCTGCAAACTATACTGGAAGACGTAACTTATGGTCCTGCGGTGCTGAACGGAATGAAGGGTATTCTGGTAGGTGGCGCACCCGTAGGCTTATCGTTGCAGCGGAAGCTACAGCAGCTGAAAACACCGGTATACCATACGTATGGCATGACAGAAACTGCCTCTCATATAGCCCTTCGCCTGCTTAACGGTCCTAAAGCTGCAGAATATTACGAAGTGTTGGACAGCATCCAGATCGGGCAGGATAAACGTGGCTGCCTGACTATTACCGGAGACATTACCAGCAACGAAACTATCGTTACCAACGACCTGGTAGAATTGCTTACCCCTACCCGCTTCAGGTGGATTGGCCGGGTAGATAACACCATCAACTCAGGTGGTGTGAAAATACAAAGCGAAAAAGTAGAAGTAGCTATTGCCGAGGCATTGATGGAGCTGCCGCAACAGCCCCGCTTTTTTGTAGCCCCACAACCAGACGAACTGTTAGGCGAGAAAATAGTGCTTCTGATTGAAGGAGAAAAGCTGCCGGAAGAGGTAGAGCAAACGCTCTTCACCAAGCTCAAAACACTGCTCCAGAAATTTGAAGTACCAAGAGAGTTATACTACAGCCCTTCTTTCTCCGAAACGAACACAGGCAAGGTCTCTAAACAGAAAACATTGCAGAAACTGGGGCTGGAGCCGATATAA
- a CDS encoding DoxX family protein, giving the protein MNLSRDMHTLEHWADTHHPLWIDFLRIGLGLFIFIKGVFFIQDTGAIQNLLGQNQFGWLSLGLAHYVAFAHLVGGILIAIGLVTRVAILFQLPILIGAVFFINSLRGFSAGNVELWISVLVLALLIFFFIFGSGRFSVDHLIRKPETDILY; this is encoded by the coding sequence ATGAATCTTTCCCGAGATATGCACACACTGGAGCACTGGGCAGATACGCACCACCCGCTCTGGATTGATTTTCTCCGCATTGGCTTAGGCCTTTTTATTTTCATAAAAGGTGTATTCTTTATTCAGGATACAGGAGCCATTCAGAATTTACTGGGCCAGAACCAGTTCGGCTGGTTATCGTTAGGCTTGGCGCATTACGTAGCTTTTGCACACTTGGTAGGCGGAATACTCATAGCTATTGGGCTGGTAACACGGGTGGCTATCTTATTTCAACTGCCAATTCTTATAGGTGCCGTATTCTTTATCAACTCTTTAAGAGGATTTAGTGCCGGTAACGTAGAGCTATGGATTTCGGTGCTCGTGCTGGCCCTGCTGATCTTCTTCTTTATCTTTGGCTCAGGCCGTTTCTCTGTTGATCACCTCATTCGTAAACCAGAAACAGACATCTTGTATTAA
- a CDS encoding M13 family metallopeptidase, with the protein MAKPLKVWGVPFLATSALFFSACSSNPTVKSEELSSGINKENMDTSIDPGDNFTAYVNGTWLKNTTIPADKSSYSVWHILNDKAQEDVKAIIEASASGNFAQGSNEQKIGDLYASYMNMQVRDSIGTAPLAAEFKKIDAIASYTDLASYFAYANKSANSVPFSVGVTEDFKNPKQYMLYTWQSGLGLPDREYYFQEDAKSKEIRTKYVQHIENMLQLAGIENGKEKASKIMALETQLASKHMKKEETRNMVGLYNKYATKDLKTLMPDFEWSTLLKNVGAQNQDSIVITQVAYIKDLNNIIKSTPLDTWKTYLKWSVLTGSATALTSELDKENFEFYSKTLYGTQEQQPQWRRAVDVVNNNLGEMVGKVYVEKHFSPEAKERMLDLVNNLLKAYESSIKELDWMSEDTKKQALDKLSKFTPKIGYPDKWRDYSDLKIVKNDLYGNMVRSAEFEYNRMMNKLGKPVDRDEWGMTPQTVNAYYNPPLNEIVFPAAILQPPFFDMNAEDAVNYGAIGAVIGHEIGHGFDDQGSTFDGNGVMRNWWTDQDLEEFKKRTGALVAQYNEFKVFPDLNVNGEFTLGENIGDLGGLSIALKAYKNSLQGKEAPVLDGFTGAQRVFIGWGQAWLHKARPEALRNQVSTDPHSPAKFRVNGVVRNIPEFYTAFDVQPTDSLYLAPEKRVKIW; encoded by the coding sequence ATGGCAAAACCTCTGAAAGTTTGGGGAGTACCTTTCCTGGCTACTTCCGCGCTTTTCTTTTCTGCCTGCAGCAGCAACCCGACTGTAAAAAGTGAAGAGCTCAGCTCAGGTATCAACAAGGAAAACATGGATACCTCTATAGATCCGGGCGATAATTTTACAGCCTATGTGAACGGAACCTGGCTTAAAAACACAACCATTCCTGCCGACAAATCTTCTTATAGTGTGTGGCACATTTTAAATGACAAAGCCCAGGAAGATGTAAAAGCCATTATTGAAGCCTCTGCTTCCGGAAATTTCGCCCAGGGTTCTAATGAGCAGAAAATCGGTGACCTGTATGCGTCTTACATGAACATGCAGGTGCGCGATTCGATTGGTACGGCTCCCCTGGCGGCAGAATTTAAAAAGATAGACGCCATTGCCAGCTATACAGATCTGGCATCTTATTTTGCTTATGCCAACAAATCTGCCAACAGTGTGCCTTTTAGTGTAGGCGTTACCGAGGACTTCAAGAATCCGAAGCAATACATGCTCTATACCTGGCAAAGCGGTTTAGGTCTTCCCGACCGTGAGTATTACTTTCAGGAGGATGCCAAATCAAAAGAAATACGCACTAAGTATGTGCAGCACATTGAGAACATGCTGCAACTGGCAGGTATCGAAAACGGCAAGGAGAAAGCGTCTAAAATCATGGCATTGGAAACTCAACTGGCTTCCAAGCACATGAAGAAGGAAGAAACCCGCAACATGGTGGGCCTTTACAATAAATATGCGACCAAAGACCTGAAAACGCTGATGCCTGATTTTGAATGGTCTACTTTACTGAAAAACGTTGGAGCACAGAACCAGGACAGCATTGTCATTACCCAGGTTGCCTACATCAAAGACCTGAATAATATTATTAAAAGCACTCCGCTGGATACCTGGAAAACTTACCTGAAATGGAGTGTGCTAACAGGTTCGGCTACTGCCCTTACATCTGAACTGGATAAGGAGAATTTTGAGTTTTATAGCAAAACCCTCTATGGAACGCAGGAGCAACAGCCGCAGTGGCGCCGAGCTGTGGATGTGGTAAATAACAACCTGGGCGAAATGGTAGGCAAAGTTTATGTGGAGAAACATTTTTCACCTGAAGCCAAAGAACGCATGCTGGACCTGGTAAACAACCTGCTGAAAGCATATGAATCGAGTATTAAGGAGCTGGATTGGATGAGCGAGGATACTAAAAAACAGGCTCTCGACAAGCTCAGCAAGTTCACGCCAAAGATCGGCTACCCCGACAAGTGGAGAGATTATTCAGACCTTAAAATTGTGAAGAATGATTTGTATGGCAACATGGTTCGCTCTGCAGAATTTGAGTATAACCGCATGATGAACAAGCTGGGCAAACCTGTTGATCGGGACGAGTGGGGCATGACTCCTCAAACAGTAAATGCCTATTACAACCCGCCACTGAACGAGATCGTTTTCCCGGCAGCCATTCTGCAGCCGCCTTTCTTTGATATGAACGCGGAAGACGCTGTAAACTACGGTGCCATTGGTGCAGTTATCGGCCATGAGATCGGCCACGGTTTCGATGACCAGGGAAGTACATTCGACGGCAATGGCGTGATGCGCAACTGGTGGACTGACCAGGACCTGGAAGAATTCAAAAAGAGAACAGGTGCCCTGGTAGCTCAGTATAATGAGTTTAAGGTGTTCCCTGACCTGAATGTGAACGGAGAGTTTACACTGGGTGAAAACATTGGCGATTTAGGCGGATTAAGCATTGCCCTGAAGGCTTACAAAAATAGCCTTCAGGGCAAAGAAGCTCCTGTACTGGATGGCTTTACCGGGGCACAACGTGTGTTTATCGGCTGGGGACAAGCCTGGCTGCATAAAGCACGTCCGGAGGCACTAAGAAACCAGGTAAGCACAGACCCGCACTCTCCTGCCAAGTTCAGGGTAAACGGCGTGGTACGCAACATACCGGAGTTTTATACCGCCTTTGATGTGCAGCCTACAGACTCGCTGTACCTGGCACCGGAGAAACGGGTAAAAATCTGGTAA
- a CDS encoding DUF1835 domain-containing protein: MKKLPSLHILNGDASIPAFEAAKLPGQVLVWREVLSEGPVGPHASEKEFWQKRQAFITAAFAESAEGYRHKVLDELPKLQEAPTFFEVVLWFDADLMCQVNLLYLLQRLSRQHIPRICLCTPAPGKNIGLLDAEEVQALFQERLLVTEALLAQARELWELYAGSNPLQLQDYLKQQQLLPRMAEALTLHLTRFPVCETGISLPHQYLLQAVQQGTTTLQALLQHFSEHYPGYGFGDYQLKSLLQELQPELVTQHEPYQLTQAGQQVIAGQKKYTRWLQQHAGFGGVSHASAMPYCYKQEEAVLTQNNF; the protein is encoded by the coding sequence TTGAAAAAGCTCCCCAGTCTGCATATCCTGAACGGCGATGCCAGCATACCTGCTTTTGAGGCAGCCAAATTGCCCGGACAGGTGCTCGTATGGCGTGAAGTTCTTTCTGAAGGTCCTGTAGGACCACATGCGTCAGAAAAGGAATTCTGGCAGAAACGTCAGGCATTTATAACGGCTGCCTTTGCTGAATCAGCAGAGGGGTACAGGCATAAGGTGCTGGATGAGCTGCCAAAGCTGCAGGAGGCACCTACGTTTTTTGAGGTTGTACTCTGGTTCGATGCCGACCTGATGTGCCAGGTAAACCTGCTCTACCTGCTGCAACGGCTAAGCAGGCAACATATTCCCCGAATCTGCCTCTGCACTCCGGCCCCAGGCAAAAACATAGGTCTTTTAGATGCGGAAGAGGTACAGGCGCTTTTCCAGGAACGCCTACTGGTTACAGAGGCACTACTGGCACAGGCCCGGGAACTGTGGGAACTATATGCCGGCTCTAACCCTTTGCAGTTGCAGGACTACCTGAAACAGCAGCAGCTCCTGCCCCGAATGGCAGAAGCACTAACCTTGCACCTTACACGGTTCCCAGTTTGTGAAACAGGCATAAGCCTGCCGCATCAGTACCTGCTTCAGGCAGTTCAGCAGGGAACAACTACTTTGCAAGCACTTCTGCAGCATTTTTCGGAACACTACCCAGGCTATGGCTTCGGAGATTACCAACTCAAAAGCCTGCTGCAGGAATTACAGCCAGAGCTGGTTACGCAGCACGAACCTTACCAGCTAACACAGGCAGGACAGCAGGTAATAGCAGGGCAGAAAAAGTACACCCGATGGCTTCAGCAGCATGCAGGGTTTGGTGGCGTGTCACATGCATCTGCCATGCCCTATTGCTATAAGCAGGAAGAAGCTGTGCTTACACAAAATAATTTTTAA
- a CDS encoding LuxR C-terminal-related transcriptional regulator, translating to MTQMTATAPGKVVSATFPKEYKELVAIWESQPYEPLLVDSWYYMRFHPTLAAVLHQAPCVTWVLDLRTQQYDFVSTNSEQILGYTANYFTENGLAGGIAILNPEDLSKTWKLLKNIWDFIMAVPAPDRVQYKFSYDYRILKPDGKHLRVLEQNTVLQQDRKGNITRMLGMCSDISNWKKSGNQIASVVSAKDNSCVFFSPDKAAQQSAQQLLSKRELEIVKLVAEGYSSKIIAEKLFISFNTVNTHRQKIIEKTHTRNTGGLVQFAISNGLI from the coding sequence ATGACACAGATGACTGCCACTGCTCCCGGGAAAGTAGTATCTGCTACTTTCCCCAAAGAATATAAGGAACTGGTGGCTATTTGGGAGAGCCAGCCTTATGAACCGCTCCTGGTGGATAGCTGGTACTATATGCGGTTTCACCCAACTCTTGCTGCAGTCTTGCACCAGGCACCATGTGTTACCTGGGTTCTGGACCTTCGAACACAGCAGTACGATTTTGTCAGTACCAACTCTGAGCAGATCTTAGGCTATACGGCTAATTATTTTACTGAAAACGGTTTGGCTGGCGGCATAGCCATCCTGAATCCAGAAGACCTTTCGAAAACCTGGAAGCTCCTGAAAAATATCTGGGATTTTATCATGGCAGTACCAGCTCCAGACCGGGTGCAATATAAATTTAGCTATGATTACCGCATCCTAAAGCCCGACGGAAAGCACCTGCGCGTGCTGGAGCAGAATACGGTACTGCAGCAGGATAGAAAAGGCAATATTACACGCATGCTGGGAATGTGCTCTGATATCAGCAACTGGAAGAAAAGCGGGAACCAGATAGCTTCTGTTGTGTCGGCCAAAGATAATTCCTGCGTCTTCTTTTCTCCTGATAAGGCCGCACAGCAATCTGCACAGCAGTTACTCAGTAAGAGGGAGCTGGAAATTGTAAAGCTGGTAGCCGAAGGCTACAGCAGCAAGATAATCGCTGAAAAGCTTTTTATTAGCTTTAATACCGTGAACACGCATCGGCAGAAAATAATAGAAAAGACCCATACACGAAATACAGGCGGGCTGGTGCAGTTTGCCATCAGCAATGGCTTGATTTAG
- the hemA gene encoding glutamyl-tRNA reductase, giving the protein MQIQFKALTLSYKNAPIAVREAVALNEIACRNLLDKIKEFTDASDVLVLSTCNRTEIYYASPKDLSQELIKLIALEKGFIATKGVQPYFRSVVEAEEAVQHLFYVSIGLESQVVGDMQILNQVKKAYQWSADAGMAGAFLHRLMHTIFNTNKLVVNQTAFQDGAASVSYATVELVEELTAAIPNPRVLMIGVGDIGRDVCLNFKKSSIRNLVIVNRTHHKALELANQLEARAAYWENVWHEMKQANVVISSVPGDCFFINKQEVEKREVIRTQFYIDLSMPRCIDVALENIAGISVYNIDNIRNRTSAALALRLAAIPEVRQILAVAMADFLTWTQEMAISPALQQFKNKLEQIRQQELARYLKKVGASEQELLLEVTKNILHKIIKMPALELKSACQRGESEALLEGLSALFNLEEQEA; this is encoded by the coding sequence ATGCAGATCCAGTTTAAAGCTTTAACCTTATCTTACAAGAATGCTCCGATCGCTGTGCGCGAGGCCGTAGCCCTGAATGAGATTGCCTGCAGAAACCTGTTAGATAAAATAAAGGAATTTACCGATGCAAGCGATGTGCTGGTGCTGTCGACCTGTAACCGCACCGAAATATACTATGCTTCGCCGAAAGACCTTTCGCAGGAGCTGATAAAGCTAATTGCTCTGGAGAAAGGATTTATTGCGACCAAAGGGGTGCAGCCTTACTTCCGGTCAGTAGTAGAGGCAGAAGAGGCAGTGCAGCATTTATTTTATGTTTCTATTGGCCTGGAGTCTCAGGTGGTAGGCGATATGCAGATACTGAACCAGGTAAAAAAAGCGTATCAATGGTCTGCCGATGCTGGTATGGCAGGAGCTTTTCTGCACAGGCTCATGCACACGATCTTCAACACCAATAAACTGGTGGTTAATCAAACTGCTTTTCAGGATGGGGCTGCTTCTGTGTCGTATGCCACTGTTGAGTTGGTTGAAGAACTGACGGCCGCCATACCTAACCCTCGCGTACTCATGATTGGCGTAGGTGATATTGGCAGAGATGTTTGCCTTAACTTTAAAAAATCATCCATCCGTAACCTGGTTATAGTAAATCGCACACACCATAAGGCGCTGGAGCTGGCAAACCAGCTGGAGGCCAGAGCCGCTTATTGGGAAAATGTGTGGCATGAAATGAAGCAGGCCAACGTGGTGATCTCTTCTGTGCCAGGCGATTGTTTTTTTATAAATAAGCAGGAGGTGGAAAAGAGAGAGGTAATAAGGACACAATTTTACATCGATTTGTCGATGCCGCGCTGTATTGATGTAGCACTGGAAAATATAGCCGGAATCTCAGTTTATAACATCGATAATATTCGCAACCGTACCTCTGCTGCTTTGGCATTGCGGTTAGCGGCTATTCCGGAGGTAAGGCAAATCTTAGCAGTGGCTATGGCCGATTTTCTAACCTGGACGCAGGAAATGGCTATTTCGCCTGCTCTGCAGCAATTCAAGAATAAGTTAGAGCAGATCAGGCAGCAGGAACTGGCGCGCTATCTGAAAAAGGTAGGTGCCTCGGAGCAGGAGCTGTTGCTTGAGGTAACGAAGAACATCCTCCATAAAATCATAAAAATGCCGGCGCTTGAGCTTAAATCTGCCTGCCAGCGTGGAGAATCAGAGGCTTTGCTCGAGGGTTTAAGTGCTCTTTTCAATTTGGAAGAACAGGAAGCTTAG
- a CDS encoding gluconolaconase encodes MKRPLINVCTAALSLLFLNSCSNGGLFGSGIPATLEEAWATDNTLKTPESVLHDEQRNVLYVTNINQTSSAANKDGDGFVSILSLDGDIEQLYWVTGLNDPKGMALFNNVLYVADLDEIVAIATQSGSILGRYKADGAKFLNDVTVATDGTVFVSDSDMNRIYQLRNGRVSTFIQDTKEDNRPNGLLFESNRLIIAFSGSGVARFYDPNRKQVSDWTEGIPSADGVVRASTNGYFISNWNGEVYYVNKDGRNWKVLDTKDSKVNAADIEINTRDRLLYVPTFFDNRVVAYRISGAGL; translated from the coding sequence ATGAAGCGCCCTCTTATAAACGTTTGCACAGCTGCACTTTCTCTGCTGTTCTTAAACAGCTGCAGCAATGGAGGCTTGTTCGGCTCCGGAATTCCTGCCACACTGGAAGAAGCGTGGGCAACTGATAACACGCTTAAAACACCAGAGTCTGTGCTACACGATGAGCAGCGGAATGTCCTGTATGTCACCAACATCAACCAAACTTCCTCGGCTGCCAATAAAGATGGCGATGGTTTTGTTTCCATACTTTCGCTGGACGGGGACATAGAGCAGCTTTATTGGGTAACAGGGCTGAACGATCCAAAAGGAATGGCATTGTTTAACAATGTGTTATATGTTGCCGACCTGGATGAAATTGTAGCCATTGCCACTCAATCGGGGTCTATACTCGGCCGTTACAAGGCAGATGGAGCCAAGTTTCTGAACGATGTAACTGTAGCAACCGATGGAACCGTTTTTGTCTCAGACTCTGATATGAACAGGATTTACCAGTTGCGCAACGGCAGAGTAAGTACTTTTATCCAGGATACCAAGGAGGATAACAGACCCAACGGACTTCTTTTTGAAAGCAACCGCCTGATTATAGCCTTCTCGGGTAGCGGTGTAGCGCGGTTCTACGATCCGAACCGAAAGCAGGTATCGGACTGGACGGAAGGAATACCTTCGGCAGATGGCGTTGTAAGAGCAAGTACCAATGGCTATTTTATCTCTAACTGGAACGGAGAAGTATATTATGTAAACAAAGACGGCAGAAACTGGAAAGTGCTCGATACCAAAGACAGTAAAGTAAACGCTGCCGATATCGAGATCAATACCAGAGACCGCCTTCTGTATGTTCCTACTTTTTTTGATAACCGGGTTGTGGCTTACCGCATCTCCGGTGCCGGCCTTTAA
- the menD gene encoding 2-succinyl-5-enolpyruvyl-6-hydroxy-3-cyclohexene-1-carboxylic-acid synthase has translation MILQPVVNIAEICAQKGVENVVLSPGSRCAPLTIAFARHPKLKVRTVSDERAAAFIALGMAQTTGKPTVIICTSGTAALNYAPAVAEAFFLQVPLLVLTADRPPEWIDQLDGQTIRQQHVYGQHIKNSYTFPVDLDHKDAIWHSNRLVSEALNHTTSYPAGPVHINIPLREPFYPPPGEEIRFDETVKVIEEEHNTYPLSADQASRLQADLQHYPRILVVAGQDNYNPALLKNLRKFVQATGAVVAGDIISNVHSLPEAIRYQDALLACPDEEKLLSLQPDLLITFGKSIISKSLKLHLRKYKPKAHWHVQPAGQAADTFQALTKIVRCEPDSFFSLLATEPVTAVATSFAKNWQNLNHKAGDFLQQYTSSAGYSELSVLARVLQQLPQPGNLHLANSMAVRYANILGLPADKDIAVFANRGTSGIDGSTSTAVGCALTSPHITTLLTGDLAFFYDRNGLWHNYLPQNLRIVLLNNHAGGIFRLIEGPKQQPELEEFFETRQPLQAENTARDFKMQYTACHSLAELEKQLPHFFAANAGASILEIFTDSKENAAAFAAYKQALRKTL, from the coding sequence ATGATCCTTCAACCTGTTGTAAATATTGCTGAAATCTGTGCTCAGAAAGGAGTAGAAAATGTGGTGCTATCGCCTGGTTCCCGTTGCGCTCCCTTAACCATTGCGTTTGCCCGCCATCCGAAGCTGAAGGTCCGGACGGTTAGCGATGAGCGTGCGGCAGCTTTCATAGCGCTGGGCATGGCACAAACAACAGGAAAACCAACGGTTATTATCTGTACGTCGGGTACGGCTGCATTAAACTATGCGCCGGCTGTTGCGGAAGCTTTCTTTTTACAGGTACCATTGCTCGTGCTTACGGCCGACCGTCCGCCAGAGTGGATCGATCAGCTCGACGGGCAAACCATTCGGCAGCAGCACGTATATGGGCAGCATATCAAAAACAGCTATACTTTTCCGGTAGACCTCGATCATAAAGACGCCATCTGGCACAGTAACCGGTTAGTTTCGGAAGCACTGAATCATACCACCTCCTACCCAGCCGGACCGGTACACATCAATATTCCTTTGCGGGAGCCTTTTTATCCGCCTCCAGGTGAAGAGATCCGCTTTGATGAAACAGTGAAAGTTATTGAAGAGGAGCATAATACTTATCCTCTATCCGCTGATCAGGCTTCCAGACTACAGGCTGACCTACAGCATTATCCACGGATATTGGTAGTAGCCGGGCAGGACAACTATAACCCTGCACTACTTAAAAACCTGCGTAAATTTGTTCAGGCAACTGGTGCCGTAGTGGCCGGAGACATTATTTCCAATGTACATTCCCTCCCTGAAGCTATCCGTTACCAGGATGCCCTGCTGGCCTGTCCGGATGAGGAGAAGCTTCTCAGCCTGCAGCCTGACCTGCTTATCACATTTGGCAAATCCATTATCTCCAAAAGCCTGAAGCTGCATTTGCGCAAATACAAACCAAAGGCGCACTGGCATGTGCAACCTGCTGGCCAGGCTGCCGATACTTTTCAGGCACTCACGAAGATTGTCCGTTGCGAACCGGATAGTTTTTTCAGCTTACTGGCAACAGAACCAGTTACAGCTGTAGCCACCTCTTTTGCAAAGAACTGGCAGAACCTCAACCATAAAGCAGGAGACTTTCTGCAGCAGTATACCTCATCTGCCGGGTACAGCGAGTTAAGTGTATTGGCCAGGGTGCTCCAACAGCTTCCGCAGCCCGGAAACCTGCACTTAGCCAACAGTATGGCTGTGCGCTATGCCAATATACTTGGTTTACCTGCTGACAAGGATATTGCTGTTTTTGCTAACAGAGGCACCAGCGGCATAGACGGCAGTACCAGCACTGCAGTTGGCTGTGCCCTTACCAGCCCCCACATAACCACCTTACTCACCGGCGACCTGGCCTTCTTTTACGACCGCAATGGCTTATGGCATAATTACCTGCCCCAGAACCTGCGCATTGTTCTGTTAAATAACCACGCCGGAGGTATTTTCAGGTTGATAGAAGGCCCGAAACAGCAGCCGGAGCTGGAAGAGTTTTTTGAAACCCGCCAGCCACTTCAGGCCGAAAATACAGCCAGGGATTTTAAAATGCAGTATACAGCCTGTCACTCGTTGGCAGAACTGGAAAAGCAACTTCCGCATTTTTTCGCTGCAAATGCAGGTGCATCAATTCTGGAAATCTTTACAGACAGCAAAGAGAATGCAGCTGCCTTTGCAGCATACAAGCAGGCGTTAAGAAAAACATTATAG